The genomic DNA gcttccggattggatgcacgtgtgttaagaagcagtgtggcttggttgggttgtgttgtgtttcagaggacgcatggaaAATCTGGAAAACCTTTGTCTCGCCCGAGCCCATACAGGAGTTGTAGTggtgagacaagatagtagctacgaACAATTGTATAGCATGGAATTGGGAGAAAAAGGGTGAAAATGAAACaaaaaaatgatatatatatatatatatattttttttttaaatagatggcatcatgtggaaaatgatgtggatatattgaagcaacatctcaagacatcagtcaggaagttaaagcttagctgcaaatgggtcttccaaatggacaatgacccccagcatacttccaaagttgtggcaaaatggcttaaggacaacaaagtcaaggtattggactgACCATCaaaaatccctgacctcaatcctatagaaaatgtgtgggcagaactgaaaagcatgtgcaagcaaggagacctacaaacctgactcagttacaacagctctgtcaggaggaatgggccaaaattcccccaacttattgcgggaagcttgtggaaggctacctgaaccatttgacacaagttaaaccatttaaaggcaatgctaccaaatactaattgagtgtatgtaaacatatgacccactgggaatgtgatgaaagaaataaaggttgaaataaatcattctctctaatattagTCTGACATTtaaaattcttaaaataaagtggtgatcctaactgacctaagacatggaatttttactaggattaaatgtcaggaattgtgaaaaactgagtttaaatgtatttggctacggtgtacgtaaacttccaacttcaactgtatctctgAATTATAGGCTACTCGGAATGATTATGTTGAGTCGTCGGCACTCAGTTATTTCCATTACTAATGTGCTATTTCAAGGAATTATTTTTAACATAGCCTTCTACTGAAACGACATAAACATGTGTAGATAGCACATAACTAACAACATCTACTGCGTTGTAGTCTGGAGGCCACAGCTATAGGCCTAGTCTGTATACAAAGAGATTAATACTATTAAGGTGTTAGGAATAATAGTCTCGTCTTGTACTTCTTCCAGTGCCATAGAATAATCACTAATGTGCAGGACAATTCAAATTTTtatgtttgatttgtttttgcCTCAGGTTTTCATCCATTATCCATGAGTAATTTAGTCAAACAGTGGATGCACACACTTCAAAGAAAACTACACTAGCCTACTCAATTTTGACTTTTTTTTACCTCATCAGATCATTAAACTTGTCCGAATGATATACTATATGACTAGAGAAGTCCTTTGTGTTCAAATGTCTGTCTCACTGGAGAAACCTAATGTGTAAAATACACCTGTGGTAGTGAATGGATGAATGTTAATCTTCGAAGTGTGATCTTCTCTTCCCTGTGCCTGTCAACCACTTGTATGACCTCATCTGAATAGAAATCTAATGGCATTTTATTtgatggggatattttatattgGTCTTTTCCACACCGTTGCTCTGAAACCCCACCCTATGGCGATGTGAAAGACAATGCAACCTCAGAATCAACAATTCATACTTGGAGATGATTTTCATAACATGAAGCTTACGATTTTACTCACCTCTTCAAAATGTAATCCATACAGGTTTCCCttctggtaaaataaaaatatatatattttcactcACACTAGGCTTTGAACCTTTTCACACCACGTTACAAATTAATTTCCTTCTGCCTATAAATATAAAGCTCTACTTGTTTTCCTCATGTGTGTTGCATTATTTACAGCAGTAAAATGGGAGGAAAATCCAAGCCATAGAATGTGGAACACACAGGTTCACATAATACTCCTTTAGAATTCCCTAGAGATACTCACTGATTCTGCACTGTACAGAGAGGTCATGTTTTCTGCTAGCCTTATAAGGGAACAAGGTCTACACAAGTGAACATAGTAAATGGAGAAAGGTTAAGTGCAGCAGAAGCTTTGCAAGCTTATCTTATCTGACTATGATATGAAATTGTGCAAAACAAACTGAGCCTGAATAACATGGGAGATTAAATGGAAAACAGGAGATAATGAACTTTATTTAATCAGTCCATTCAGAATCAGATCATGGAAGACAGTATCAGTCATTCCTTACAGGAAATGTAACAAATAATGTGTTAATCAAAACAATATGCCAATGCCAACGCCCTAGATCGAAGTTAATATTTTCTGTGATTTAGAGGAAATAAACACATGAGATTTGATATCTTATTAATCCAAATTTATTTACAAAGCAAACAAATATGAACTGAAGATAATTATaatataaaaaaaatgttaacACTTTAATCCCATGTCCAGTTGCAGGTAGTTAATCAGCCAGGGGAGATATTCAACCACCACTGCAAGACAAAATTATATGAATTAATTGCAAAGTCATTCATATAAAAAGCAATCTCCATTGAGGAACACTGCCATCTATCATCATTGTGCAGTGGTTGATTAACAGTAATAATAGGCTATTATCGATTAATACTTACACAATGATGTTGTTGATTGGGATGTGGATGAGTTTGACGAAGAAACCAATGAAGCCCATGATTGCAAAACCTATCGCTGTGGCCATGGCAATCTTTGAGAATTCTGAAATTAGAAAGAACAAAGTTTAATCGGATTTTCCATGGCCAAATTCAGATAGCTGCTACATTGCAAAGTTAGGTCAATCAGGGGCTAACAAAtcataaaataaaatgtacaaTATTGTTATTGTAAACAATATATGAATTTGAACAGTCAACTGATTAATAAAGCAGAAAGAGTGATAATGATCTATAATACAGAGAAATATATGCCCAGTCAGTTCAGTGCATCTATACCACAGCATGCTAGTGAGAGAGGCTTGTGAGAATACCTCAAATGTAAGTACATTTAATTACCTGTACAAGGGTGTTTGAGTAAGATATCAGCCCTTCACAACAGTCAATCATGTAGGGGTCAATTCATTATAAGGATATCTATGATATAGGATAGATTACCTTTTCTGTCTGGCTTGGTACACCTCTTCACAAGCCTTATGGAGTCCTTCACAAACTGTCGACTGGGCTCCACAAATTGCATTACCTGGTCCATGTTGAAAAGGTTTTTGTCCTACGGGGGTGGGGAacaataaataaaatgtataaataaatgtttatttaGCAGCCTATAtacatataatacagtataagcttttaaaaatgtgttttaagTAACGTTAGCCTACTACACCAGTGTAACCCTCCAGTCCACTATACTTCGGGCTTGGGTAAATGTTTCAAAACACTGATTTGTAACAATGTTTAACATTTCGTGAAGACAATGTAATACTCGTGTTACATTGTAGCTGATAGTGCTACTCTGCCAATGAAAGTTACATAACACTGTAACGACTGTTCTTCTTAATACAAGGTAAAGACATTACAATGCGCGACTTGATGCAACTTTAAAATAACACTATTAACAGAACAAAAATACATCCGTAAATTAATCTGATAGGGCAATTCTAGTTCACTTACCGGAATATTTAGACACGTATGTTCTAACTCGAAAGCTGACGTCGACTTCGTGTAAATGCGCAAAAGATTGTAACCCGGATGGGATTAGGAAGGATGACGCGGACTCTTGGTGCACGCAAACAGGAAAAGTGGCGCCAAGTAAAGTTTTTGGTTGTCACAGCCACAAAATCGACATTGGCTATATCGTAACAAAAATATTATGAAAACAAAACGTAGCCTTTTGGTCTTAAGGTTAGGAGCAGGCATAAGGTTTAAATcggatttaaaaaattaaaaaatgtaaatagtcgggttttctgactttgtggctgtggtaacttgCGACAACCATTTTCTTGGGGTATAAACCTTCGTCTCTTGACTGGGCTACAAACCTGTACTTATTATGAATAAACTAACCTTAATGCCTAGGAATGgttaggctacatgctcccctgATAACCTCAAACTGGAGTCGGTTGCTAGTGAATGCTCAGTAATCGAACCTGACGAGAGTGAGGATGATTAAGCCTATTGTACCTGCTGCTACAGGTGTGGTGAAGTCTCCCGAGCCTCACCACCTGAGATGATTCTGCCCCAGTGGGAGAACGATTTTTTTTTAGAAATTGGATCACTGCTTTTTGGCCACCAATATGTGTTTACCAAGCCATTTGGAGGAGGTTGATCTTCCGCACTAATACGCATGCTCTCAAAGATAACCCGGATGCAATCTCTGCCACCATAATAGCAAGCGTAGGGTGTGGTTTAAAATGGCCCCACCGTGCCCGTGATAATGTCGAATGTCTTAATAATGTAGCCTACATATGTGAACATAATGCTCAAAAAGAAGAAAGGACATTATTAACTGTTTAAAAACAATCATTTTATTGTGGTAAGCAGTTTGTGTGAATACAATTCAAATCCCCTCCTGCCCAGataggattttttttaaatcaacataaCATATTTTTTAAAGGTCCGCCCTCATGCAGACCCAGTTAAATTGAATATAGATCCACTTATTTATTCCCCTATAATATATGGAAATCCATTTCTAGACGCAATCATTCAAGCATAGGCATTGAAGCAGTACGCGATTGATTgcagtcactcactcactacaTAGCAGCAAGGTACTGCAGATGGTTGTCTTATTTCACAACAGTGGCAGCAGTTTCAGAAAAACCATAATTTAAGACCTTGAGTCATTGTTTCTATACATGTCCAGTACAAAAGATTCTGTATacacagtgcttgacttgggccgGAGCCAGAGCCAGAATAATGCAAGAGCTTACCTGGGTTGAAGCCCCTGGGTCCAGGCCGGTGGGGGGCACAAgatgcagtaaaaaaaaaaaaaaaaattaaggtaaaaaaaaaaaaacacaattatacatatatacagtatatggtaGGGGGCCAATGTGGGTTACTGGGGGGCCATGCCTTGATTGGGTA from Oncorhynchus keta strain PuntledgeMale-10-30-2019 chromosome 23, Oket_V2, whole genome shotgun sequence includes the following:
- the LOC118402061 gene encoding protein transport protein Sec61 subunit gamma-like → MDQVMQFVEPSRQFVKDSIRLVKRCTKPDRKEFSKIAMATAIGFAIMGFIGFFVKLIHIPINNIIVGG